One region of Methanosphaera cuniculi genomic DNA includes:
- a CDS encoding 2-phosphoglycerate kinase, translating to MVLVEGKIGDKTYREPFSKGILSKSLIRSEIDPAKSYEIAVEIEKYYVDNNIEVVKIEDLIEHVTDRLNEEDPKLAKKYYKWKEIRRSEDPLIILIGGASGIGTSSISFELANKLGIKNMLSTDMIREVMRKIVSKELCPTLFESSYTAAESLSTPAPPEFDKTLLGFKDHVNTVSVGLTGVIERAIKEGISIVIEGVHIVPGFIDEELLKRNNVHMFVLSLSDEEIHKSRFYSRCRQLWARRPLKRYLKHFNDIRKTHDYIIGEAKNHDVCVIENIDVNATIDTMIETIIEKQTNTQKQEALQTL from the coding sequence ATGGTATTAGTTGAAGGTAAAATTGGAGATAAAACTTATCGTGAACCTTTTTCTAAGGGTATTTTATCAAAGTCTCTCATACGTTCTGAGATTGATCCTGCAAAATCTTATGAAATAGCAGTTGAAATTGAAAAATATTATGTTGATAATAATATTGAAGTTGTTAAAATAGAGGATCTTATTGAACATGTTACAGATAGACTTAATGAAGAGGATCCAAAACTAGCTAAAAAATATTATAAGTGGAAAGAAATTAGACGATCAGAGGATCCTCTTATTATTCTAATAGGAGGTGCTTCTGGTATTGGTACATCAAGTATTTCATTTGAACTTGCAAATAAGCTTGGTATTAAAAATATGTTAAGTACAGATATGATTCGTGAGGTTATGCGTAAGATTGTTTCTAAAGAATTATGTCCAACATTATTTGAATCAAGCTATACTGCAGCTGAGTCACTTAGTACTCCTGCACCACCAGAGTTTGATAAGACGCTCTTAGGATTTAAGGATCATGTAAATACTGTGAGTGTAGGATTAACTGGAGTTATTGAACGTGCAATTAAAGAGGGAATAAGTATTGTTATTGAAGGAGTACATATAGTTCCAGGTTTTATTGATGAGGAATTACTTAAACGTAATAATGTTCATATGTTTGTATTATCATTATCTGATGAAGAAATACATAAAAGTAGATTTTATTCACGTTGTCGACAACTTTGGGCTAGACGTCCTCTTAAACGTTACTTAAAGCACTTTAATGATATTCGTAAAACTCATGATTATATTATTGGTGAAGCTAAAAATCATGATGTATGTGTAATTGAAAATATTGATGTTAATGCAACAATAGATACAATGATTGAAACAATTATTGAAAAACAAACAAACACACAAAAACAAGAAGCATTACAAACACTATAA
- the cysK gene encoding cysteine synthase A codes for MAIENIEILKKPIANDITEAIGNTPLVRLNKIAEDVDAEILVKVESFNPASSIKDRVAVEMIEKAEKEGKIDKDTTLIEPTSGNTGIALAYAAAAKGYKLKIVLPESFSEERRKLIKIFGADLVLTPASEGIPGAIKKAEQLNEEIENSLILQQFSNPANPEIHKILTAEEILKDTDGNVDILISSVGTGGTATGIAERIKEVKPDFKVIAVEAAGSPFITKGESGPHKIQGISPGFIPDTLDLDLIDETIDVEDEDAGKTTIQLAQKEGILAGISSGAAVYAALEVAKRPENKDKTIVVILPDTGERYLSVDWLSDLYY; via the coding sequence ATGGCAATAGAAAATATAGAAATACTAAAAAAACCAATAGCAAATGATATAACAGAAGCAATAGGAAATACACCACTTGTCAGACTAAATAAAATAGCTGAAGATGTAGATGCAGAAATACTAGTAAAAGTAGAATCATTCAACCCAGCAAGTAGCATAAAAGATCGAGTAGCAGTTGAAATGATTGAAAAAGCAGAAAAAGAAGGAAAAATAGATAAAGACACAACATTAATCGAACCAACAAGTGGAAACACAGGAATAGCACTAGCATATGCAGCAGCAGCAAAAGGATACAAACTAAAAATAGTACTACCAGAATCATTCTCAGAAGAAAGACGAAAACTAATAAAAATATTTGGAGCAGATCTAGTATTAACACCAGCATCAGAAGGAATACCAGGAGCAATAAAAAAAGCAGAACAACTAAATGAAGAAATAGAAAACTCACTCATACTACAACAATTCTCAAACCCAGCAAACCCAGAAATACATAAAATACTAACAGCAGAAGAAATACTAAAAGACACAGATGGAAATGTAGACATACTAATATCATCAGTAGGAACAGGAGGAACAGCAACAGGAATAGCAGAAAGAATCAAAGAAGTAAAACCAGACTTCAAAGTAATAGCAGTAGAAGCAGCAGGATCACCATTTATCACAAAAGGAGAATCAGGACCACATAAAATACAAGGAATAAGTCCAGGATTCATACCAGACACTCTAGATCTTGATTTAATAGATGAAACAATAGATGTAGAAGATGAAGATGCAGGAAAAACAACAATACAACTAGCACAAAAAGAAGGAATACTTGCAGGAATATCATCAGGAGCAGCAGTATATGCAGCATTAGAAGTAGCTAAAAGACCTGAAAATAAAGATAAAACAATAGTTGTAATACTACCAGATACAGGTGAAAGATACCTAAGTGTAGACTGGTTATCAGACTTATACTACTAA
- a CDS encoding metallophosphoesterase — translation MQIERKKSHKITRLLVEISGIWLWMSFMYLFLNIALFITDHITPIPNSIKLPVLLLIVPICAIIGYANAHRNYIRSYDLYLKNRSDKQPEDVCIIHISDLHIGSSRTDTTIKQVVENINKIAQQKQKENIKTLTIISGDISDGSAPVLPDSYDELKKAEMPVIFTPGNHDYYQGIENVKKALENANVIILDDENMIYDDMGLNIIGLSFSFDVNNNEYKIPISDYLNNILIYHVPELWDELSKQKIDVELSGHTHGGQFYPMNFISEKIFKYNRGLFRNHIKDDDKGDYNSYLSVSEGVGTFAAPIRLGTHSEIVVLNINRI, via the coding sequence ATGCAAATTGAAAGAAAAAAATCACATAAAATAACACGATTACTTGTAGAAATAAGTGGAATATGGCTATGGATGTCATTTATGTACCTGTTTTTAAACATAGCACTATTTATAACAGATCATATAACACCAATACCAAATTCAATTAAACTACCAGTACTACTATTAATTGTACCAATATGTGCAATCATAGGATATGCTAATGCACATAGAAACTACATACGATCATATGATTTATACTTAAAAAATAGATCAGATAAACAACCAGAAGATGTATGTATAATACATATATCTGACCTACATATAGGATCTTCAAGAACAGATACAACAATAAAACAAGTAGTAGAAAATATAAATAAAATAGCACAACAAAAACAAAAAGAAAACATAAAAACATTAACCATAATATCAGGAGATATATCAGATGGATCAGCACCAGTACTACCAGATAGCTATGATGAACTAAAAAAAGCCGAAATGCCTGTAATATTTACACCAGGAAATCATGATTACTACCAGGGAATAGAAAATGTAAAAAAAGCACTAGAAAATGCAAATGTAATAATACTAGATGATGAAAACATGATATATGATGATATGGGATTAAACATAATAGGATTATCATTTTCATTTGATGTAAATAATAATGAATATAAAATACCAATATCAGATTATCTAAATAATATTTTAATATATCATGTTCCTGAGTTATGGGATGAACTTTCAAAACAAAAAATAGATGTTGAACTATCAGGACATACACATGGTGGACAGTTTTATCCAATGAATTTCATTTCAGAGAAAATATTTAAATACAACAGAGGATTATTCCGAAATCATATAAAAGATGATGATAAAGGAGATTATAATTCATACCTATCTGTAAGTGAAGGAGTGGGAACCTTTGCAGCACCAATAAGACTAGGTACACACTCAGAAATTGTAGTTTTAAATATCAATAGAATATAG